CGAGACCGTCGCCCGCCAGGTCGAGGACCTCTCCGCCCAGCTGCCGGACGAGGCGGCGAGCCTGATCGGGCAACAGCTCACGGCCATCACGCAGAACAGTGGTGGAGCGCTCTCGGTGAGCCTGCTCGTCTCGGTCCTCGGTGCGCTGTGGTCGGCGTCGGGCGGCACGGGGAACCTCATCTCCGCGGTCAACATCGCCTACGACGAGGTGGAGACCCGGTCGTTCGTCAAGCGCAAGGCGCTCGCACTGGGGCTCACCCTCGGCGCCATCGTCTTCGTGCTGATCACCTTCGCGCTGGTCGCCGTGGTGCCGGCGGTGCTCGACATGCTGCCTCTCGGCGTCGTCGGGACGGTCCTGGCGCAGGTCCTGCGCTGGGTCCTGCTGCTCGGGGTCTTCGCCGGGTCCCTCGCCGTGCTGTACCGGGTGGCCCCGGACCGCGACGCCCCGCAGCTGAAGTGGGTCAGCCTCGGCGCGATCGTCGTGACGGTCATCTGGGCGCTGGTCAGCCTGGGCTTCAGCTTCTACGTCAACAACTTCGGGTCCTACGACAAGACCTACGGCACCATCGCCGGCGTCATCGTGCTGATGCTGTGGCTGTACCTCACCTGCTACCTCATCCTGTTCGGCGCGGAGATCAACTCCGAGGCCGAGCACCAGACGGCTCAGGACACCACGGAGGGCGAGCCGGTGCCGATGGGCCAGCGCAACGCCATGATGGCCGACGAGCTGCCCGACCCGCCCGAGCCGACGAAGGAGTCGAAGCAGCAGGCCTGAGACCCCCGTCCGGGGGCGCCTCAGCGCACGTGCGAGGGGACGAACGGCGGGCGCACCACCGCGACCGGCTGCGGCCGCCCCCGGACGTCGACGGCGAGCGCCGTCCCGTCGGCTACCCCGGCCGTGGTGTCGAGCAGGGCCAGCGCGATGCCGGTGCGCAGCGTCGGCGAGAACGTGCCGCTGGTGACCTCGCCGACCCGCGTGCCGTCGGCGTCCAGGACCGCCATCCCCGGGCGCGGGATGCCGCGGCCCGGAGCCCGCAACCCCC
This region of Geodermatophilus bullaregiensis genomic DNA includes:
- a CDS encoding YihY/virulence factor BrkB family protein; translated protein: MAGTRHRDSAVDRIRERVEEKAARRAAARAAEERAARGEGSPDPGRVPPGGPSPQQLPGIHAEKPTQIPARGWKQIVKRAWAEHNADNMPIIGGGVAFFAFLAIFPALIATISIYGLVASPETVARQVEDLSAQLPDEAASLIGQQLTAITQNSGGALSVSLLVSVLGALWSASGGTGNLISAVNIAYDEVETRSFVKRKALALGLTLGAIVFVLITFALVAVVPAVLDMLPLGVVGTVLAQVLRWVLLLGVFAGSLAVLYRVAPDRDAPQLKWVSLGAIVVTVIWALVSLGFSFYVNNFGSYDKTYGTIAGVIVLMLWLYLTCYLILFGAEINSEAEHQTAQDTTEGEPVPMGQRNAMMADELPDPPEPTKESKQQA